A stretch of Ischnura elegans chromosome 4, ioIscEleg1.1, whole genome shotgun sequence DNA encodes these proteins:
- the LOC124157466 gene encoding golgin subfamily A member 6-like protein 22, translating to MEGLDRSSSSGTPSALESGDETSERMQDLLDYQVDEETAHSINSSGSRNPANLGNQRASEPVGDSDNSSNSSAQRLQEAVRLAQLSPGYSGGSGGRNVGALSRTGATSTVLMTGSGVNATHVHVDNAVELLKQYDIVERERELRVAERDMVNMQLSFVEKMMQRMDQRSEAEREERRQMAERDQKERERRDKEQMEWEERRRKEIAETVERREKEARETREELLRREEKMRAELNEASKELEEKREQVHEDRLKMEEEVKKMEEDRLKKLEEKEKSIAEEKRKKEAFLKEEEERIRVEEEKVRKELETKRKEEEKRSEEREEKRRQREVEEMKRVEAVRLRKEEQIKEEEKEMRKRMDKEEELRRQRAVEEEQWKRDRQTAEEEERRRQAQEKRAKEEKDREDKEREFKEARERREAALTESEMRAKEERKRREEEQKERERMWREEAERQERMMRERWEREGRDMAEATKMAKEMQEAYFRNQRDLEELRRQREREEAQMSAQRRAQLDQRQRDLEAKRREMEEKNKCAIQ from the exons GAATCCAGCAAATTTGGGTAATCAGCGCGCAAGTGAACCAGTTGGCGATTCTGATAACAGCTCTAATTCTAG TGCGCAGAGGTTGCAGGAAGCTGTGCGACTGGCCCAATTGTCTCCTGGGTATAGCGGAGGATCTGGAGG gcgGAACGTGGGAGCATTGTCAAGGACTGGAGCAACGAGCACGGTGCTAATGACGGGCAGCGGCGTAAATGCCACTCACGTCCATGTGGACAACGCCGTGGAACTGCTGAAGCAATACGACATCGTGGAGCGTGAGCGCGAACTTAGAGTCGCGGAAAGGGATATGGTAAACATGCAGTTGTCGTTCGTGGAGAAAATGATGCAGCGCATGGACCAGAGGTCGGAAGCTGAACGCGAGGAGAGGAGGCAGATGGCAGAGCGGGATCAGAAGGAACGGGAGAGGAGAGACAAAGAGCAAATGGAGTgggaggaaaggaggaggaaggaaatagccgagacggtggagaggagggagaaagaggCGAGGGAGACGAGGGAGGAGCTCCTGAGGAGAGAGGAGAAGATGCGCGCGGAGTTGAATGAGGCGTCTAAGGAATTGGAAGAGAAGCGAGAGCAGGTTCACGAAGACAGGCTGAAAATGGAGGAAGAGGTGAAGAAGATGGAGGAGGATAGGCTGAAGAAACTGGAGGAGAAGGAGAAGAGTATTGCGGAGGAGAAACGCAAGAAGGAGGCTTTTCTaaaggaggaagaggaaaggataagagtggaggaggagaaggtgagGAAGGAACTGGAGACGAAGCggaaggaagaagagaagagGTCGGAGGAACGGGAGGAGAAACGGAGGCAGAGAGAGGTCGAAGAGATGAAGAGAGTGGAAGCGGTGAGGTTGAGGAAGGAGGAGCAAAtaaaggaagaggagaaggagatGAGAAAGAGGATGGACAAGGAGGAGGAATTGAGGAGGCAGAGAGCGGTTGAGGAGGAACAGTGGAAGAGGGACAGGCAGAcggcggaggaggaggaaaggcggAGGCAGGCCCAGGAGAAAAGGGCGAAGGAGGAAAAGGATAGGGAAGACAAGGAGAGGGAGTTCAAAGAGGCTCGAGAGAGGCGCGAGGCTGCGCTGACGGAATCTGAGATGAGGGCCAAGGAGGAAAGGAAGAGGAGGGAGGAAGAgcagaaggagagagagagaatgtggCGTGAGGAAGCGGAGAGGCAGGAGAGGATGATGAGGGAGCGGTGGGAGCGGGAGGGGAGGGATATGGCAGAAGCGACGAAGATGGCCAAGGAGATGCAAGAGGCTTACTTCAGGAACCAGAGGGACTTGGAAGAGCTGAGGAGgcagagggagagggaggaggcgCAGATGTCTGCCCAGAGGAGGGCCCAACTGGACCAGAGGCAGAGAGACTTGGAGGCCAAGCGGAGagagatggaagaaaaaaataaatgtgccaTACAATAA